The window CAGCTCGCGCTGCCCAGCGGCATGGCCGCCGTCATGGCCAAGGAATCGATCGCCTCCCCGCTGAAGGATTTCGTGGGCACCGGTCCGTACCGCTTCAAGGAACGCAAGCCCGACCAGTACGTGCTGTTGAACCGCTTCGACAAGTACAGCGCCCGCAAGGAAGCGGCCAATGGCTACGGCGGCCGGCGCGAAGCGGTGATCGAGGAGTTGCGCTTCGTGCCGGTGCCCAACGCCAACACGCGCGTCGAAGGCGCGCTGGCCGGCCAGTACGATTTCGCCGACCTGCTGCCGGTCGAGGCGCTGGCCCGACTGGACAAGGCCGCCGGCAAGACGGTGCCGATCATGACGCCGGCCTTCGGCTTCCCCTACCTCGTCCTCAACACCAAGGAAGGCGTGGCCGCGAGCCTGCCGGTGCGCCAGGCGATCCAGATGGCGCTGGGCGAGGGCGAGATGCTGGCCGCCGGCTTCGGCGACACGCGCTTCTTCGTGGCCGAGGGCAACCACTTTCCGAAGGGTTCGCCGTTCCATTCGACCGCCGGCACCGACCAGTACAACCAGCGCAACGCGCCCAAGGCCAAGGACGCCGCCGTCAAGGCCGGCTACAAGGGCGAGCCGATCCGCGTGCTGACCAGCCGCCAGTACGACTTCCACTACAACATGGCGCTGCTGATGGCCGAGCAGCTCAAGCGCGCCGGCTTCAAGGTCGACCTGAACGTGGTCGACTGGGCGACGCTGGTCCAGCGGCGCAACGATCCGAAGCTGTGGGACATCTACGTGACGCACTCGGGCCAGTTCCCCGAGCCGATGCTCTCGCCGCCGCAGCTCGGCGACGGTGCGCCCGGCTGGTGGGACACGCCGGCCAAGAAGGCCGCGCTGCAGGCCTTCAACGTCGAGAGCGACCCGGCCAAGCGCGGCGCGCTGTGGGGCCGCGTGCAGCAGGTGGTCTACGACGAGGTGCCCTACATCAACGTGGGCAAGTTCAGCGGCCTGTCCGCCCGGAGCCCGGCGCTGGACAACTACCAGCCCGCGACCTGGCCGTTCTTCTGGAACGCGCGCATCAAGTAGGCGGACGTCGCCATGCTGCGTTTTCTCGCGTCCCGCGTGGCCGGCATGCTGGTCGTGCTCGCCATCGTGGCGGTGCTGGTGTTCGTGCTCACCCGCGCCGCTTCCGGCGACCCCGTCGCCGTGATGCTGGGCGACCAGGCGACCGCGGCCGACATCGCCCGCGTGCAGGTCGAGTACGGGCTGGACAAGCCCCTGCCCGTGCAGTTCGGCTACTGGCTGCGCGAGGTGCTCCAGGGCAACCTGGGGCAGTCGATCTTCCTGCAGCGCCCCGTCACCCAGGCGCTGTGGGAGCGGGCCGAGCCGACCACCCTGCTGTCGCTGATGGCGGTGGCCATCGCCGCGCTCATCGGCCTGCCGTGCGGCATCGCCTCGGCGGTGTTCCGCGGGCGCTGGATCGATTCCCTGTTCACGGGCCTGGCGATGCTGGGGGCCAGCGTGCCCAGTTTCTGGCTCGGCCTGGTGCTGATCCAGGTCTTCGCCGTCTCGCTGGGCTGGTTCCCGGTCTCCGGCTATGGCGCGCCCGACGCGCCGCTGCTCGACCGCCTGCACGCGCTCATGCTGCCGGCGGCGGTGCTGGGCCTGCTGAATTCGGCGCTGATCATCCGCTTCACGCGCGCCTCGATGCTCGACGTCCTGGGCGAGGACTACGTGCGCACCGCGCGTTCAAAGGGCCTGGGCGAGGGCACGGTGGTGCTCAAGCACGCGCTGCGCAACGCGCTGGTGCCCATCGTCACGGTGCTGGGCCTGACGGCCGCGCTGATGATCGGCGGCGCCGTCGTGACCGAAACGGTCTTCGGCCTGCCCGGCGTCGGCAGCCTGGTCGTGAACGCCGTGCTGCGGCGCGACTATCCCGTCATCCAGGGTGCGCTGCTGGTGATCGCCGCGATCTACGTGCTCATCAACTTCGCGATCGACCTGCTCTACGCCGTGGTCGATCCGCGCGTCAAGGTCTGAAGGGCCCGCCATGACACTCCGGATTCCCAGGCTGCCCCTGGCCCTGCGCCAGCTGCTGCACAACCGCATCGTGGCGGTCGCGCTGGTGGTGCTGGCGGCCGTGGCCGTGCTGGCGCTCGGCGCGCCGCTGTTCGCCTCGGCCGACCCCAACGACACGGCGGTGCTCGACCGCCTGAAGCCGCCCAGCGCGCAACACCTGCTGGGCACCGACGAGCTCGGCCGCGACCTCTACGCGCGCATCGTCCACGGCGCGCGCTATTCCCTTTCCATCGCGGCCGCCACCGCGCTCGGCGCGGTCGTCTTCGGCACCTTCCTGGGCCTGGTGGCGGGCTTCTTCCGCCGGCTGGACGCGCCGATCATGCGGGTGGTGGACGCCATGATGGCGTTCCCCGACATCCTGCTGGCCATCGCGCTGGTGGCGATCCTGGGGGCCTCGCTGGGCAACGTGGTGCTGGCGCTGGTGCTGGTCTACAC of the Comamonadaceae bacterium OTU4NAUVB1 genome contains:
- a CDS encoding ABC transporter permease yields the protein MTLRIPRLPLALRQLLHNRIVAVALVVLAAVAVLALGAPLFASADPNDTAVLDRLKPPSAQHLLGTDELGRDLYARIVHGARYSLSIAAATALGAVVFGTFLGLVAGFFRRLDAPIMRVVDAMMAFPDILLAIALVAILGASLGNVVLALVLVYTPRVARVVRASTLVVRELLFIEAVRALGVRTSRILWRHVLPNLMSPILVQVSFIFAYAILAEAGLSFLGVGVPPEIPTWGTMVAGSQQYADRAFWVVLFPGVAIILTALSLQLVGDGVRDLLDPKLKKAA
- a CDS encoding ABC transporter permease produces the protein MLRFLASRVAGMLVVLAIVAVLVFVLTRAASGDPVAVMLGDQATAADIARVQVEYGLDKPLPVQFGYWLREVLQGNLGQSIFLQRPVTQALWERAEPTTLLSLMAVAIAALIGLPCGIASAVFRGRWIDSLFTGLAMLGASVPSFWLGLVLIQVFAVSLGWFPVSGYGAPDAPLLDRLHALMLPAAVLGLLNSALIIRFTRASMLDVLGEDYVRTARSKGLGEGTVVLKHALRNALVPIVTVLGLTAALMIGGAVVTETVFGLPGVGSLVVNAVLRRDYPVIQGALLVIAAIYVLINFAIDLLYAVVDPRVKV
- a CDS encoding ABC transporter substrate-binding protein → MKVLLMKRTLVHRAWSAPRRQVLGAIALVVAAVAAPLPALAQASRNHATLAMVAEPQTLDPMASSADLIGTVMQHVYEPLFTFDAQWSVVPMLAEAMPRISNGGKTYDIALRKGVMLHSGRELTADDVVASLQRWIEQSPRGKAVGKVVDSLKAKGPLAVEIVLKEPYAPLAAQLALPSGMAAVMAKESIASPLKDFVGTGPYRFKERKPDQYVLLNRFDKYSARKEAANGYGGRREAVIEELRFVPVPNANTRVEGALAGQYDFADLLPVEALARLDKAAGKTVPIMTPAFGFPYLVLNTKEGVAASLPVRQAIQMALGEGEMLAAGFGDTRFFVAEGNHFPKGSPFHSTAGTDQYNQRNAPKAKDAAVKAGYKGEPIRVLTSRQYDFHYNMALLMAEQLKRAGFKVDLNVVDWATLVQRRNDPKLWDIYVTHSGQFPEPMLSPPQLGDGAPGWWDTPAKKAALQAFNVESDPAKRGALWGRVQQVVYDEVPYINVGKFSGLSARSPALDNYQPATWPFFWNARIK